From Candidatus Manganitrophus morganii, the proteins below share one genomic window:
- a CDS encoding DnaJ domain-containing protein has translation MTATPILPSGRLRDTRLPVLLQLLRSELKTGVLTLKRNDLNKSIFLQEGDIIFASSLYSDDRLGEVLLKAGKINFRQYEISVDLLKKTGKRQGTILVEQGFIAPKDLFEGVVFQVREIVLSPFTWVEGDYEFIEGPLPSEEVITLQISTGDIILDGIKRIQDWNRLIRDLPPLNSVLHLSNDPRSLFQSVNLSAAERDLLRLINGERTLRDVLSGSTMSSMDCARVLYFFITAGILQPALQETEGAEKVDRQDHHQDHQKETEEVPPAVEEEVLKQAFFDEEKEATVQKIREAYLQMENQNYYEILKVTPSAGRDEIKKAYFRLAKEYHPDRHFEAEMGQVKKELESLFVRITQAYDTLLVEKKRKVYDSELASGKQNQKQAEPTHRDFFSRGQAALQKGDLRDACYFFQEAIDKMPERIDKAIYYLRYGQAMARIPGKLRDAAEILKKGVALDPTRTEFHVELGLIYSKTGLTQKAVTSFAEALKRDPNNKIAKAEIEKLHP, from the coding sequence ATGACCGCAACCCCCATCCTTCCTTCCGGCCGGCTCCGGGACACCCGGTTGCCGGTCCTCCTGCAGCTTCTTCGAAGCGAGCTTAAAACCGGCGTTCTCACCCTCAAACGAAACGATTTGAACAAGTCGATCTTTCTCCAGGAGGGGGACATTATTTTTGCCTCTTCACTCTACTCCGATGATCGTTTGGGAGAGGTGCTCCTGAAGGCAGGGAAGATCAACTTTAGGCAGTACGAGATTTCCGTCGATCTGCTGAAGAAGACCGGCAAGCGGCAAGGAACCATTTTGGTTGAACAGGGTTTCATTGCTCCGAAGGATCTCTTCGAAGGGGTGGTCTTTCAGGTAAGAGAGATTGTTTTGAGCCCTTTTACCTGGGTCGAGGGAGATTATGAATTTATAGAAGGACCGCTCCCTTCGGAGGAGGTGATCACGCTCCAGATCAGCACGGGGGATATTATTCTGGATGGGATTAAGCGGATCCAGGATTGGAACCGGTTGATCCGCGATCTCCCTCCGCTTAATAGTGTCCTACACCTTTCCAACGATCCCCGCTCTCTTTTTCAGAGTGTGAACCTCAGCGCGGCCGAGCGTGATCTCCTCCGTTTGATAAACGGGGAGCGGACTTTGCGTGACGTTCTTTCGGGATCAACGATGTCGTCGATGGATTGCGCCAGGGTGCTCTATTTTTTTATCACGGCGGGGATTTTACAGCCGGCTCTCCAAGAAACGGAAGGGGCCGAAAAAGTCGATCGGCAGGACCATCATCAAGATCATCAAAAAGAAACGGAAGAGGTGCCTCCTGCCGTCGAAGAGGAAGTTCTAAAGCAAGCTTTTTTCGACGAGGAGAAAGAGGCGACCGTCCAAAAGATTCGTGAAGCTTACCTGCAGATGGAGAATCAGAATTATTACGAAATATTAAAGGTGACCCCCTCGGCGGGTCGAGACGAGATTAAGAAGGCTTATTTTAGGTTGGCAAAGGAATACCATCCGGATCGTCACTTTGAAGCCGAAATGGGTCAGGTAAAAAAAGAACTGGAAAGCCTCTTCGTCCGGATCACCCAGGCCTACGACACGCTCTTGGTAGAAAAGAAGAGGAAGGTCTACGATTCCGAGCTGGCAAGTGGAAAACAAAATCAGAAACAGGCGGAGCCGACACATCGGGATTTTTTTTCGCGTGGACAGGCCGCGCTCCAGAAAGGGGATCTTCGGGACGCCTGTTACTTCTTTCAGGAAGCCATTGATAAGATGCCGGAAAGAATCGATAAAGCGATCTATTATTTGCGGTACGGCCAAGCAATGGCGCGCATTCCAGGCAAGCTGCGCGATGCAGCTGAAATTCTAAAAAAGGGGGTTGCCTTAGATCCCACCAGGACCGAATTCCATGTGGAGTTAGGTCTGATCTACAGTAAGACCGGATTGACACAGAAGGCGGTCACTTCCTTCGCAGAAGCCCTCAAAAGAGATCCAAATAATAAAATCGCAAAAGCAGAAATCGAAAAACTCCACCCCTAG